AAAAAATAGAAAAAAATATTGAAAATCATTGACAGAAGTATAAAACTATAGTAATCTTAATATGTACAAAATTTATAGATGATTAGCATTGGCAGATGAAGTTTATTGAGATTTTCTTCTTGAATAGTATAGAGGGAAATGTTCAATAGATTTTAAAGTTTATAAGGTGCAATCATCAATAACTAAAGAGTTTTAGGAGGATGTAAGAATGAAGAAAGGTACAGTAAAATGGTTTAATTCAGAGAAAGGTTATGGATTTATCTCAGTTGAAGGAGAAAATGATGTATTTGTTCATTTCTCAGCTATTCAAGGAGAAGGATTCAAGACTTTAAATGAAGGGGAAATGGTTGAGTTTGAAATAGTTGAAGGTACTAGAGGACCTCAAGCTGCTAATGTAGTGAGATTATAGTCATTTAATCATATATAGATTATGAGACAAATAAATTGTAGAAAACAAGACGGCTTATATGTTTGTGTAAGCCGTTTTTTAATTGTTTGTAATAAAAAATAACAAAAATTTAATAAATATATTGACAATTTATATTATAGGTATTATACTGTTAATCAATTATAAAATTGAATATTTATACTCTTATCAAGAGTGACGGAGGGAACTGGCCCTATGAAGTCCGGCAACCAGTACATTGATTATGTACAGTGTACAATGGTGCTAATTCCAGCGGTAGAAATACCGGCAGATGAGAGTGCTTTATTTATTTATTAAAGCCTTTTCCAATGTCGGAAAAGGCTTTTGTTATATATAAAAGATATAAGGAGGAATTATTATGTCAATAAAAAAATCTTATGAAGAAATTAATGAAAAGATAAAAAAAGGTAAAGCAGTAATTGTAACGGCAGAAGAAGTGATTGACATAGTTAAAGAAAAAGGAATAAAAGATGCCACTAAGTATGTAGATGTAGTAACAACTGCAACTTTTGGACCAATGTGTTCAACAGGTGCATTTTTGAATTTTGGTCATTCAGACCCTCCGATAAGAATGTCTAAGGTGTACTTAAATGATGTTCCAGCTTATGCTGGACTTGCAGCAGTTGACGTATATATTGGAGTTACTGAAGAATCTGAAAGCAAAGGTAAAGAATATGGTGGAGCACATGTAATTTGTGATTTGATAGACGGTAAAAAAATTTATTTAAAAGCAACATCTAAAGGAACAGATTGTTATCCAAGGAAAGAAATAGAAACTTATATTACTAAGGATTCTATCAATGAAGCATATTTGTTTAATCCTAGAAATTGTTATCAAAATTATAATGCAGCTATTAACACTTCAGACAGAAGACTTTATACCTATATGGGTATTTTAAAGCCAAACAAAGGCAATATAACTTATTCAACTACTGGGCAATTAAGTCCTATGCTTAATGACCCTTTATACAGAACGATAGGTATAGGAACTAGAATTTTTCTAGCTGGAGCAGTAGGATATGTTTCATGGCAGGGAACACAATTTAATTCAGGCTGTGTTAGAGATGAAAGAGATATACCTTTAGGAGGAGCTGGAACTTTGGCTGTAATAGGAAATTTAAAAGAAATGAGTACAAAATATATAAAACCAGTGGTTTTTAAAAGATATGGAATATCAATGTTTGTTGGAATAGGTATACCAATACCTATACTTGATGAAGATATGATGAAAAATGTTTCAATAGAAGATAAAGATATTTATACAAATATTATTGATTATAGCGTAGAAAAGAGAAATAAACCAAGTTTAGGGCGAGTAAGCTATGCACAGCTTAGAAGTGGAAAAGTAAATTTAAATGGAAAAGAAATAAAGACGATACCTCTTTCAAATCTTCAAAAAGCACGAGAAATAGCAAATATATTAAAAGATTGGATTGAAAAAGGAGATTTTCTACTTCAAGAGCCTATACAGAAATTTCCTTTAAACAATAAATTAAACACTCTTGAAATAGATACCATTAGTGCAGTGTAGGTGATTTACAATGTATCAGTACAGATTTTACAGGGATTATATCAAAGCTGCTGATTTAATAAATTTTACAGTTGTAGATAGAGAGTCTGATTTAAATATATCGTCAAAAATTAATTTGATTGAGGAAGCTAGAATTTATCTAAAAAAATACAGAGATGTAATTATAAATTATGTAAAGAATAATAAAAATTTTTATACAAGTTTAGTGCCTATAGAGATTTCCAAAAGTGCTCATAAAATAATTAAGCATATGGCAAGGGCGTCAACTGCTGCTAACGTTGGACCTATGGCAGCAGTTGCAGGAGCCATATCACAGTATGTGGGATTAGATTTATTGAAAAATACAGATGAAATCATAATAGAAAATGGTGGAGATATTTTTATTAAAACAAATAAAAGGAGAAAGATATTGATTTTTGCTGGAAAATCTCCTTTTTCAGAGAAAATTGCACTATCAGTTGAGCCAGAAGAAACACCTTTAGGAATTTGTACTTCTGCGGGAACAATAGGACATTCTTTAAGTTTTGGTAAAGCTGATGCAGTAGTAGTTTTATCTAAAGATACTTTATTAGCTGATGCGTCTGCAACTGCCATAGGGAATATTATAAAAGGACCTGATGATATAAGTAAAGGAATTGAGTTTGGAAAATCAATTAAAGGTATAGAAGGAATATTAATAATAATTGGAGATAAGATGGGAGCATGGGGAAATATGAATATAGTTAAGCCTTGAAATTTTACTTATATTTTTTATTAGCTATTGGTTTAATTTAATAAGATATCATATTTAATAAAAAATATTTATGATGGGGAGGATATTAAAGTTGATTAAATATAAATTTAAAAATAAAAGACCTTTGATTTCATTTGAAATTTTTCCGCCTAAAAGGGATTATCCTATAGATACAATATATAATACAATAAAGGCACTAAATGATTTAAGACCTGATTTTATAAGTGTAACTTATGGTGCTGGTGGGAGTACAAAGGATACAACTGTTGAAATAGCATCATTTATCAAAAATAAATACAATTTATCTTCTTTAGCACATCTTACTTGTTTTACATCCAGTAGAGAAGATATTGATAATATTTTAAATTCTCTTAAAGCACATGGTATAAGAAATGTATTGGCTTTAAGAGGAGATTATCCTAGTGGAAATAATTTAAGCTATGCTATATCAAATAGTTATAAGTATGCAAGAGATTTGATTGCACATATCAGAGAAAGAGGAGAATTTTGTATTGGTGCTGCATGTTATCCTGAAAAGCATATAGAGTGTAAAAGCTTGAATTTAGATTTAATTTATTTAAAGGAAAAAGTAGATGCAGGAGTTGATTTTCTAATAACACAATTATTCTTTGATAATGAAATTTTTTATAGATTTAGAGAAAAAACTAGCAAATTAAATATAGATGTACCTATTTTAGCAGGAATTTTGCCTGTACTTAATAAAAAACAAATTGAAAGAATTGTTTCATTAACGGGATGTACACTTCCGCCAAAATTTTTAAGAATACTGCAAAAGTATGAACACAATCCTGAAGCATTAAAGGAAGCAGGAATAGCATATGCAGTAGAACAAATTGTTGACTTGCTTTCGTGGGGGGTAGATGGAGTTCACATTTATACGATGAACAAGGCAAAAACGACTAGAAGGATTTTAAATAGTATTAAAAATATAAGGGGTGCATTGGTAAATGAGTGTGTATATTGATTATAATCCCGTTAATAGAGAAGAAGTTGGAATAAATATAGATAAAAGAGAAGTTTTGAGATATTTAGGATATAAAAATGGAGCAGTAGACAGTAAAATCGATAAAATGATAAACGAATGTATAGTGGAATTAAAAGAAATAGCAAAAACAAATTTTGTTTTTAATATATTTGATATTAGCAAAAAGAATAATGAAGTTTTTATAGGTAATAAGATATTTAAACTTGAAGGAAGAGATATTGTTAAGCATTTGAAAAATTCCGAAAAATGTGCTGTTATGGCAGCAACATTAGGAAGTGAAGTAGATAAAAAAATAATGTATTATGGTAAAATTGACTTGGTGAAAAGTATAGTATTTGATGCATGTGCAACAGCAGGGATAGAGGCTTTATGTGATAGTGTAGAAACTATAATAAAAAAGATTGCGGCAAATAATGGATATTATATTACATCAAGATATAGTCCGGGATATGGGGATTTTCCAATTAATGTTCAATTTAAAATTTTAGAATTATTAACAGCTTTTCAAAATATAGGTTTGACTATAACTGATAGTTGTATTTTAGTTCCGAGGAAGTCTGTAACAGCGTTAATAGGATTTTCAAAGAAAGGGAATATAACAGAAAAAAAGGATTGTAAAAATTGTAGACTTTTTAAAAATTGTCTGTTTATAAAGGAAGGAGATAACTGTGGAAATACAAAAAATATTAAATGATAGATTTTTATTATTTGATGGAGCTATGGGTACTATGCTCCAGAAAAAAGGACTAGGAGCAGGTAAGCTGCCTGAAATATATAATATTAATAAACCACAGATTATTTACGATATTCATAAAAAATATTTAGATGCAGGTGCAGATATAATAACTACTAATACATTTGGAGCAAATAAGTTGAAATTAAGAGAATTTAAATATTCTGTAGAAGATGTAATAAGGGAAGCAGTAAAAATAGCGAGAAGTGCAGCAGGTAATAAATTTGTTGCTTTAGATATTGGACCTATTGGAAGAATGATGAAGCCAATAGGAACGTTAAGTTTTTATGATGCATATGAAATTTTTAAACAGCAGATAATTATAGGAAGTAGAGAAGGAGCAGATTTAATACTTATAGAGACAATATCTGATTTGTATGAAGCAAAGGCAGCTGTTCTAGCTGCAAAGGAAAATAGCAGTCTACCTGTTTTTTGTACAATGACATTTCAAGAAAATATGCGTACTTTGACAGGAACAGATCCAATTACTATGGTACAGGTTTTACAAGGGCTTGGAGTTGATGCATTAGGGTTAAACTGTTCTCTTGGTCCAAAACAGCTGAGTCCAATAGTAGATGAAGTACTTAAAGTGTCAACTGTTCCAGTTATAGTACAGCCAAATGCAGGCTTACCTAAAATAGAAAAAGGAGAAACGGTATACGATATAACGCCAAGTGAATTTGTTTGTGAAATAAAGAAAATGGCTGAAAAAGGAGTAGCAATATTTGGAGGATGTTGCGGCACAAATCCAGATTTTATAAAAGCTATTAAAGAAAATTTAAATAGCTTAAAACCAAAAAAATTAAGCAATAAAAGATTAACTACTGCCTGTTCTTCTACAAAAACAGTGATTATTGGTCAGGAAGTAAAAATAATAGGTGAAAGGATAAATCCAACGGGAAAGAAAAAATTAAAGGAAGCTCTTAAGACTAATAATATTGACTATATAATATCTGAAGCTATAGTTCAAAAAAAGGCAGGTGCAGATATATTAGATATAAATTTAGGTCTTCCTGAGATAGATGAAAGAGAAATGATGAAAAAAGTTATTTTGGAACTTCAAGGAATTATAGATATTCCGCTTCAAATAGATAGTATGAAGTCAGATGTAATAGAAGAAGCAGTAAGGATATATAATGGAAAACCGATAATAAATTCTGTAAATGGTAAAATTTCAAGTATGAAAAAAATATTTCCAATAGCAAAAAAATATGGAGCATGTGTCATATGTTTATGTCTTGATGAAGAAGGATTAGGGGAAACTGTGGAAAGGAAGCTTGAAATAGCTGAAAAAATAATAAATACAGCAAAGGCATACGGAGTACCAGAAGAAAATCTATTGATAGATTGTCTGACGCTTACTGTTTCTACCTCTCAAGAAACTGTTTTGGAGACTCTCAAGGCAATAAAAATGATAAAAGAAAAATATAATGTTAAGACAGTATTGGGGGCTAGTAATGTTTCATATGGGCTTCCAAACAGAAAAGCTATAAATGTTACTTATTTAGCATTAGCCTTAGGATATGGATTAGATGCACCTATAACTGACCCTACTATAGAAATTATTATGGATGTAATTAGGGCTTTTAAAGTACTTTCTAATCAAGATAAAGAATGTAAGGAGTATATAGAATTTTATAGCAATAAAAGTTGTGAAATAGCAACAGTTAAAAAAATAGAAAAAGATTTAAAACAATTAATTATTAACGGAATGAAGGAAGAAGCTTATTTGAAAACGAAAGAAATTTTAAAGACAAGAGAAGCTATGGAAGTAGTAGATACATATTTAATTCCTGCACTCGATATTGTTGGTGAAAAATATGAAAGAGGAATAATTTTTCTTCCACAGCTCATTAGAAGTGCTGAAACTGTAAAGGCTTCATTTGAAGCTGTTAAAGAGAAACTAATAGTAGAAGAAAAAAATAAAATATCTAAAGGAAAAATAATATTGGCTACTGTCAAAGGAGATATACACGATATAGGTAAAAATATAGTTAAAATACTACTTGAAAATTATGGATTTGAAGTTATAGACTTGGGAAGAGATGTTTCTGTAAAAGAAATAATAGATACAGCTATAAAAGAAGATGTAAAGCTGATAGGGTTAAGTGCTTTAATGACGACTACTATTCAAAGTATGGAAGAAACTATAAGAGAAATTAAACTGCATAAACCTGACTGTTGTGTTATGGTTGGTGGAGCTGTACTTAATAAGGATTATGCAGAGATGATAGGGGCTCATTTTTATGGAAAGGATGCCAGAGAAGCTGTAAAAATTGCTCAAAAGATATTTGGAGTATAAATATTAGACATTATTATAAATTTTTGGTATTCTAAAGTAGACTACAAAATAAAGGAGAGTTAAATAAATGGATAAAAACAAAGTGTTGGCAACAGTTAATGGAAAAGCTATAACAGAGGGATATGTAAATGAAGTATTAGAAGGCATGGGCCCTCAAAAAGCTATGCAGTTTAATTCGGAACATGGAAAGAGACTTCTTTTAAATGATTTAATCAATGAAGAATTATTTTATTTAGGTGCTAAAGAATCAGGTTATGAAAATGATAAAGAATTTCAAGAACAGTTAGAGCAGATGAAAGCAAATTTACTTAAGCAATATGCTCTTAAAAAACTATTAGAAGATGTA
This genomic interval from Caminicella sporogenes DSM 14501 contains the following:
- a CDS encoding cold-shock protein; translated protein: MKKGTVKWFNSEKGYGFISVEGENDVFVHFSAIQGEGFKTLNEGEMVEFEIVEGTRGPQAANVVRL
- a CDS encoding homocysteine biosynthesis protein codes for the protein MSIKKSYEEINEKIKKGKAVIVTAEEVIDIVKEKGIKDATKYVDVVTTATFGPMCSTGAFLNFGHSDPPIRMSKVYLNDVPAYAGLAAVDVYIGVTEESESKGKEYGGAHVICDLIDGKKIYLKATSKGTDCYPRKEIETYITKDSINEAYLFNPRNCYQNYNAAINTSDRRLYTYMGILKPNKGNITYSTTGQLSPMLNDPLYRTIGIGTRIFLAGAVGYVSWQGTQFNSGCVRDERDIPLGGAGTLAVIGNLKEMSTKYIKPVVFKRYGISMFVGIGIPIPILDEDMMKNVSIEDKDIYTNIIDYSVEKRNKPSLGRVSYAQLRSGKVNLNGKEIKTIPLSNLQKAREIANILKDWIEKGDFLLQEPIQKFPLNNKLNTLEIDTISAV
- a CDS encoding UPF0280 family protein, whose protein sequence is MYQYRFYRDYIKAADLINFTVVDRESDLNISSKINLIEEARIYLKKYRDVIINYVKNNKNFYTSLVPIEISKSAHKIIKHMARASTAANVGPMAAVAGAISQYVGLDLLKNTDEIIIENGGDIFIKTNKRRKILIFAGKSPFSEKIALSVEPEETPLGICTSAGTIGHSLSFGKADAVVVLSKDTLLADASATAIGNIIKGPDDISKGIEFGKSIKGIEGILIIIGDKMGAWGNMNIVKP
- the metF gene encoding methylenetetrahydrofolate reductase [NAD(P)H], producing the protein MIKYKFKNKRPLISFEIFPPKRDYPIDTIYNTIKALNDLRPDFISVTYGAGGSTKDTTVEIASFIKNKYNLSSLAHLTCFTSSREDIDNILNSLKAHGIRNVLALRGDYPSGNNLSYAISNSYKYARDLIAHIRERGEFCIGAACYPEKHIECKSLNLDLIYLKEKVDAGVDFLITQLFFDNEIFYRFREKTSKLNIDVPILAGILPVLNKKQIERIVSLTGCTLPPKFLRILQKYEHNPEALKEAGIAYAVEQIVDLLSWGVDGVHIYTMNKAKTTRRILNSIKNIRGALVNECVY
- a CDS encoding vitamin B12 dependent-methionine synthase activation domain-containing protein, translated to MSVYIDYNPVNREEVGINIDKREVLRYLGYKNGAVDSKIDKMINECIVELKEIAKTNFVFNIFDISKKNNEVFIGNKIFKLEGRDIVKHLKNSEKCAVMAATLGSEVDKKIMYYGKIDLVKSIVFDACATAGIEALCDSVETIIKKIAANNGYYITSRYSPGYGDFPINVQFKILELLTAFQNIGLTITDSCILVPRKSVTALIGFSKKGNITEKKDCKNCRLFKNCLFIKEGDNCGNTKNIK
- a CDS encoding homocysteine S-methyltransferase family protein, whose translation is MEIQKILNDRFLLFDGAMGTMLQKKGLGAGKLPEIYNINKPQIIYDIHKKYLDAGADIITTNTFGANKLKLREFKYSVEDVIREAVKIARSAAGNKFVALDIGPIGRMMKPIGTLSFYDAYEIFKQQIIIGSREGADLILIETISDLYEAKAAVLAAKENSSLPVFCTMTFQENMRTLTGTDPITMVQVLQGLGVDALGLNCSLGPKQLSPIVDEVLKVSTVPVIVQPNAGLPKIEKGETVYDITPSEFVCEIKKMAEKGVAIFGGCCGTNPDFIKAIKENLNSLKPKKLSNKRLTTACSSTKTVIIGQEVKIIGERINPTGKKKLKEALKTNNIDYIISEAIVQKKAGADILDINLGLPEIDEREMMKKVILELQGIIDIPLQIDSMKSDVIEEAVRIYNGKPIINSVNGKISSMKKIFPIAKKYGACVICLCLDEEGLGETVERKLEIAEKIINTAKAYGVPEENLLIDCLTLTVSTSQETVLETLKAIKMIKEKYNVKTVLGASNVSYGLPNRKAINVTYLALALGYGLDAPITDPTIEIIMDVIRAFKVLSNQDKECKEYIEFYSNKSCEIATVKKIEKDLKQLIINGMKEEAYLKTKEILKTREAMEVVDTYLIPALDIVGEKYERGIIFLPQLIRSAETVKASFEAVKEKLIVEEKNKISKGKIILATVKGDIHDIGKNIVKILLENYGFEVIDLGRDVSVKEIIDTAIKEDVKLIGLSALMTTTIQSMEETIREIKLHKPDCCVMVGGAVLNKDYAEMIGAHFYGKDAREAVKIAQKIFGV